A stretch of DNA from Campylobacter gracilis:
ATTTCGTCAAATTTTGTGCGCGAAATTTATCGCTTTTGCGATAAAGTAAGCGTTGCATCATTGTGGAATTTTACCTTGATTTGAAGCTTTTGCTATGTTAAGTAGAATTTAAATGCGCTTATAAAACGCTTTTGATTACGCTGCGCGCGGTATTTTGCACCGGAGAGATTTCGCTACGCAATAAATTGCTTAAAAATGTGTTCGCAAAATTGCAAACGCAGCAAAATAGCAGAGCTTGCTGTGCGATTAAGGCGCTCAAAATCGCCGTAAAAAAAAGCGCGCGAATACGAATAATTGCTGAAAGGCGCGCAGAATTTTAAAATTTAGCCCCCGATCGGAGGTTAAATTTTAAAATTTTATCAATCATCAAGGATTAAAATGTTAAAAAATTTGCTTATCTTTACGGCGATTTTTTTGCCCGCGCTGGCGCTTGCGGACGTGGAGCCCGCCGTGCGAAACAGCGAGCTTTACGGCGTGTTAACGCTTATCCCGCCAGTTGCGGCGATCGTGCTTGCTTTTATCACCAAGGACGTGATTTTGTCGCTGTTTTTAGGCGTGCTAAGCGGGACCTTTCTCATCGGTATGGTCGATCAAAATATCGCAGCTTCGGCGCTTTTCGCTTTTACCGATCTGTGCTCGCGCATGGTAAAATCGATGGCTGATACGTGGAACGCGGGCATTTTGCTTCAGGTCATGTGTATCGGCGGGCTCATCGCTTTGGTGACCAAAAGCGGCGGCACGAAGGCACTTGCGCTCTGGCTTAGCAAGCACGCAGACACTCCAGTTTTGGGTCAAATTTACACTTGGCTGATGGGTATCGTGATATTTTTTGACGATTACGCAAACGCCCTGATCGTGGGCCCTATCATGCGGCCTCTGATGGATAAATTTAAAATTTCGCGCGCGAAATTCGCCTTCATTATCGACGCGACCGCAGCGCCGATCACCGGCATCGCGGTGATCTCCACGTGGGTCGGAGTCGAAATTTCGGCGATCAAAGAGGCCTACTCGCAGATCGGCGTAGAAAACATAAACGCCTTCACCGTCTTTGTTGAGACGATCCCGTATAGATTTTATAATATTTTCATGATCTTTTTCGTAGTGGCTACCGCCGTGATGAGTAGGGAGTTTGGCTCGATGTATCGCGCAGAGATCGCATCTCGCGGCGGCAAGAGCGGAGCTGCGGATTTTAAAATCAAAAATTTAGAGGATCAAATTTTCGTACCCAAAGAGGGCGTCGTACTCCGTAAGATAAACGCGATAATCCCGCTAGGAGCGATGATCGTTCTTTCCGTCATCGGTTTTTATCTCAACGGCTACAGCTCACTGGAGGGCGAGGCTTTGGAGGCGGTCAAGGCAGCCCCTCTTAGCTTTACTTCGATACGTACCGCATTTAGCGCGGCGGATGCTTCGGTCGTGCTATTTCAATCCGCGCTCTTTTCATCGATCATCGCCGTCGTTTTAGGCATCGCGCAAAAAATTTACGGCGTCAAAGAGGCGATCGAGGTCTGGGTTGGCGGCTGGAAAAGTATGCTAAATACCGTCATAATCCTGCTTTTTGCGTGGTCGCTAAGCTCTGTTATCAAGGAGCTAGGCACTTCGCGCTACTTGGTCGAGCTTCTAAGCGACGCTACGCCGCGCTTTGCGCTTGCGATCGTGATCTTCGTGCTTAGCTCGTTTATCTCCTTTTCAACGGGCACGAGCTTCGGTACGATGGGTATCGTCACGCCTTTAGCCGTGCCGTTAGCGCACGCCGTGGGGCAAAAATATGGCCTTAGCGGCGAGGAATTTCACGTTTTCATGTGCGTAAATATCAGCGCGGTGCTTACCGGAGCGATCTTCGGCGATCACTGCTCGCCGATTTCTGATACGACGATTCTTTCATCGATGGGCGCAGGCTGCGATCACATCGAGCACGTAAGCACGCAGATGACCTATGCTCTGGTCGTTTGTGGCATCAGTATCGTTTGTGGCTACCTACCTGCGGGCTTTGGGCTTAGCGTGTGGGGATGTCTGATCTTGGGTATCGCGGCTATCATTCTTTTACTGCGCGTAGTGGGTAAAAGAGTGGATGTATGAATTGCGAAAGCTTCGGTAGCTGTGGCAGCTGCACGCTCGGCGAGCCCTATGAGGATCAAATTTTATACAAAAAACAGCTGATCGGCGATAAATTTAGAGAATTTTTTGACGGCGAGTTTGAGTTTTTTGCCTCGCAGCCGCAAAATTACCGCATCAGGGCGGAATTTGGCATCTGGCACGATATTTGGCATAGCGCATTTGATCTTGCCTACACGATGGGCGGCGCACGTAGCAAGAAAATTTTAATTAACGAATGTCCTAAAGTAGCGCTTCCTATTGCAAATTTAATGCCGCGGCTGCTAGAGGTGCTTAGGCGGAGTGAAGCTTTAAAAGAGAAGCTCTTCGGCGTCGAGTTTATCTCGTGCGCCAGCGGGATTTTGGCGACACTGCTTTATCACAAGCGCCTGGGCGAGCGCGAACAGGAGGCGATTTGTGAGCTGGCGGGTAAGCTTGGCATCAGGGTTATGGCTCGCGCGAGAGGACAGAAGCTGCTAAGCGGCGAGCTAAGCCTCACGGACGAACTTTGCGTGGACGAGCGAGTTTATAAATTTCGTTTCGGCGAAAACGCCTTCATCCAGCCAAACCGCGGCGTGAACGAAAAGATGATCGCCTGGGCGAGAAGCTGCGTGGACTTCGGCAAAGAGGGCATGGGCGTGGTGTGCGCCGCACAGAATTTCGCCGTAAAGAATTCTATAGCGGAGAATTCTGTCGCGCAAAATTCGAGCCACGAGCAGTCCGACGCGCAAAATTCTACGGATAGAAATTCCGCTTCTGAAAATTCCGCCGAATTTGATGCCGCTTGCCGAAATTTCGTTAAAGCAAATTCCGCTTGCATAGAATTTAACGGCGAAAATTTCGTGAAATTTAACTACGCGTCCGCAGACGAAAGCTCTGCGGATAAAAATTCCGCTCGCAAGGATTTGGACGTGCGAAATTCCGCCTCGCAAAATTTGGATTGCGAAAAGCGTTGTGTGCAAAATTCAGCCTGCGAAAAACTCATCGCGCAAAATTCTAGCTGCGAGCAGTCCGCCCCGCAAAATTCGAGCTGCGAAAAACATTCCGTGCGCCCGGAAAACTCCGCCGCGCGCGATCTGCTGGAGCTGTACTGCGGGCACGGCAACTTCACCATCCCGCTTGCGGCTAAATTTAACCGCGTGCTGGCGAGTGAAATTTCAAAAAGCTCGATTGCAAATGCCCGCATAAACTGCGAGCTCAACGGCGTTTGCAACGCGCAATTCGTCCGCCTTAGTGCGGATGAGCTGATGAGCGCGTTTGCGCGCAGGCGCGAGTTTGAGCGGCTAAAGGGGATCGATATTTTCGGCTACGATTTTTCGCACGTTTTAATCGATCCGCCGCGCGCGGGGCTGGAGCCTAGCGTGATTGATTTCATAAAAAATTTTGAGAATCTAATCTACATCTCCTGTAATCCGCAGACGCTTTTTGAAAATTTACGCTCGCTTTGCGCTACGCACGAGGTGCGCAGGTTTGCGATCTTCGATCAGTTCGCGCATACAGCGCATATCGAATGTGGCGTGCTGCTAAAGCGCAGGAGTTAGGTGAGCTTAAAACCGAAGTCGTGGATTTAGGCTGCGTGCGGGATAAAATTTCGCCTAAAATATGTATAATAACAAAATTTAAAATTACGAAAGGAAGTAGATGGTTGATCTAAATAAAATCATCCAAGCAAAGCGCACGATAAACGATTTTGTCTATAAAACGCCCTTTGCTCTGGCGCCGAAGCTCAGCAAGCTTTACGGCGCGGAAGTGTATCTCAAAAGCGAGAATTTGCAGCGCACCGGCGCATATAAGATTCGCGGCGCTTATAATAAAATCGCGCATCTTACGGATGAGGAGCGGGCGCATGGAGTAATAGCTGCAAGCGCGGGCAACCACGCCCAGGGCGTAGCGATGAGCGCGCAAAAATTCGGCGTGCATGCTGTGATCGTAATGCCTGAGGCCACGCCGCTACTTAAGGTAAGTGGCACGAAGGCTCTGGGCGCAGAGATCATCCTAAAGGGCGATAATTTCGACGAGGCGTATGCGTTTGCACTGGAATATGCCAAAGAGCATAATTTGACGTTCGTGCATCCCTTCAACGACGAGTTCGTCCAAGCGGGCCAAGGTACGATCGCGCTTGAGATGATCGAAGAGGTCGCAGATCTTGAATACATCGTCGTTCCCGTAGGCGGCGGCGGGCTTGCGACGGGGGTTTGCAGCTGCGCCAAGCAGATCAACCCCGACATCAAAATCATCGCCGTAGCCGCCAAGGGCGCGCCTGCGATGCACGATAGCTTCGTCGCGAAAAAGCCGCTAAATTCCAAATCCGTCCGCACCATCGCCGACGGTATCGCCGTGCGAGATACGAGCGA
This window harbors:
- the ilvA gene encoding threonine ammonia-lyase, whose translation is MVDLNKIIQAKRTINDFVYKTPFALAPKLSKLYGAEVYLKSENLQRTGAYKIRGAYNKIAHLTDEERAHGVIAASAGNHAQGVAMSAQKFGVHAVIVMPEATPLLKVSGTKALGAEIILKGDNFDEAYAFALEYAKEHNLTFVHPFNDEFVQAGQGTIALEMIEEVADLEYIVVPVGGGGLATGVCSCAKQINPDIKIIAVAAKGAPAMHDSFVAKKPLNSKSVRTIADGIAVRDTSEITLSTIIECVDEFVQVDDEEIASAILYLLEQQKIIVEGAGAAGVAALMNAKFAFPAGAKIGIILSGGNIDVQMLNIIIEKGLIKSHRKMTINVTLVDKPGALTGLTEILRRANANIVKIDYDRFSTNIEYGDAQITITLETKGKAHQEDIAWALKNAGYDFREIL
- a CDS encoding Na+/H+ antiporter NhaC family protein; the protein is MLKNLLIFTAIFLPALALADVEPAVRNSELYGVLTLIPPVAAIVLAFITKDVILSLFLGVLSGTFLIGMVDQNIAASALFAFTDLCSRMVKSMADTWNAGILLQVMCIGGLIALVTKSGGTKALALWLSKHADTPVLGQIYTWLMGIVIFFDDYANALIVGPIMRPLMDKFKISRAKFAFIIDATAAPITGIAVISTWVGVEISAIKEAYSQIGVENINAFTVFVETIPYRFYNIFMIFFVVATAVMSREFGSMYRAEIASRGGKSGAADFKIKNLEDQIFVPKEGVVLRKINAIIPLGAMIVLSVIGFYLNGYSSLEGEALEAVKAAPLSFTSIRTAFSAADASVVLFQSALFSSIIAVVLGIAQKIYGVKEAIEVWVGGWKSMLNTVIILLFAWSLSSVIKELGTSRYLVELLSDATPRFALAIVIFVLSSFISFSTGTSFGTMGIVTPLAVPLAHAVGQKYGLSGEEFHVFMCVNISAVLTGAIFGDHCSPISDTTILSSMGAGCDHIEHVSTQMTYALVVCGISIVCGYLPAGFGLSVWGCLILGIAAIILLLRVVGKRVDV